The following nucleotide sequence is from Paracrocinitomix mangrovi.
CAGAATCAGGATTGGTTTCATTTAGAACTGATGCCACAATTGCAGATAATGACTACAGTGATGTTACTGTATTTCCAAATCCAGTTCGCCCTGATTTTGGAGGCCCTATTACAATTCAAGGGCTAGGATATGAATCAGATGTGAAAATCACTGATGTGGCAGGAAACGTTGTGTATAAATCAAGATCTAACGGAGGAACTGTAATATGGGATGGGAATACCGTTAATGGTGAAAGAGTAAAAACAGGTGTATATTTGGTGTGGACAGCAAGAGAAAATGGCAAAGGTAAAAACGTTGCCAAAGTTGTTGTGATAAACTAGTCATGAGCACACACACTACCGAGGGCATTGTACTTCAAAAAACAGATTATTCTGAAAGTAGTTTAATCATCAAACTCCTTACAGCTGACGAAGGAGTTCAAAGCTTTATTTTTCAGGGAGCAAAACGCAAAAACAAAAAGGGAAATTTAATTAGTTCAATGGCTGTTTTAAGCATTGAATATTATAAACGTAACGACTCACATCTTGCCAAGATAACAGCTATAGAATCTGCAATTGTATTTAAACAGATTCCGTTTGACCCTTATAGATCTAGTATTTTGTTTTTTATGAATGAGGTGCTTAATCAATGTATAAAAGAAAAAGAAGCGGATAGGGATCTTTATACTTTTGTTCGCAGCTTAGTTGAGATTTTAGATTATTCAGAGAACCTCAACTACTTTCCAATTAAGTTTTTATACGAGCTTACCAAGTATTTAGGTTTTTACCCTCAAATGGACAAAAACGGCAAATATTTTGACATACAGGAAGGTAAATTTGTTGCTTATGCACCTCATCATCCATTTTACCTGAGTGAAGAAAAATCCAACGTGTTATTGACAATAGCTAAAACTCCTTTTAACGAATCTCCCAATGTCAAAACCAATATTGCTATCAGAAGGGAATTGATGAATGACTTATTAAAGTACTATCAGGTAATTTTTGATCACTTTGAAGAAATCAAAAGCTTAGCGGTTTTGGAAGCTACCTTGAGCTAAAAAAAGCCCCAACTGAAATCAGCTGGGGCCTCAATTATTATTATCTGAATAGATTACTTCACAACAATTTTCTTGCTGATAGTTTCTCCCTCAGATTGAATATTTACAAAATATACACCAGAAGCAACTCCTGTTAAATCAAAATTAATTGTTTGATCTTTCACTTGGTTAAAGCTATTACTGAATACTTTTTGTCCAATAACATTAAGTATTTCAATGTTCATATCTCTAGCCTCATTCAAACCAAATATTAACGAGAATTCACCACTAGTTGGATTTGGATACATTTCAAACTGGTTGCTCCATAAATCGTCAAAACCTCCACCTGCATCAACAGTTATTACCACTGTCAACTCAGCATCACATCCTGAACCATCAGTTACATTACAAACATAAGTTGTAGTAACCGTAGGCGCAACATTAATAGTTTGTGTAGTTCCAACTTGAATTGGTCCGGCTCCTTCATTTGCATACCAAGTCCAGCTTACACCTCCTGTTACAGTTAAATCTGTAGGAGTTCCAGCCGCAATTGTCATATCAGGAGTAATAGTAGGTGCAAAAGTGTTTACATTTCCTACAGTTACTGTACCAGTAGCTTCACAATTGGCATTATCTGATAAGATGTAGTTGTAAGTACCAGCAATTAATCCGGTATAACTTCCAGTTGTTTCAATGGTTGTCCCATTATTAATTGAATAGTTATAAGGACCACCTGTACCACCTGTTATAGTGATATTGATTGCACCATCTTGAGCTGTACAGTTTTCATCTGTCACTGAAAAGTTAGGATTCAATGGAGGATTAACTGTCAATGTAAACGGACCGTCAACATCTGTTAAACATGAACCATCAGCTTCTAAACTTATGGTCCAGGTTCCTTGTGTGAAGAAGTTTGTAGTCAAGTTAGCTTCATCATAGAAATAATCATTTGATCCATCTGAAATATCCCAGAAATAGTTAGTTGTATTTGATGAACCATATCCATTCATAGTAACACTCATACCCTCACAAGTTTCATTATCCGGCCATGCAGCTAATGCAACCGGCGTAGGACCATTAGAAGTTAAAACATCCATTACCAATGAACAGTTAGGATTTGAAGTAAACAAACTATTTGTAGATTGCCATGTATATTGTGCCGGAATCAATGGTTCGTAACCTCTTACCCATGTTGTACTCGCTCCAGGAGGTCTATCTGAGAAATTTGTAGTCGCAAACAATACAGTATCCTGGATTGTAGTAGTAGGATATTCTAACTCCATACCTACCCAAAATTCTCCACTTACAGGAACCGGTACAGCAAAATCAATTTGATTCCAAAAACCAGCATTCAAACTTGAAATGGCTACAGTTTGAGTTCCAAGAACCGCACCTGGACCAGGAGTTGCTCCGTTATCATCCCATACAGTAAAAATAACGTCATTTGCTCCACCAATGTCATCCGCCTGGAAAACCGGCAAATAAATTCTTCTAACCTCAGTTGGCGTACTTACATTGAAACTATCTGCAATAAATTGTAATTGGAATGCATTAGTTCCCGGAGGTAAATAAACATGACCAGGGTAATATCCGTCACCAGAAGTTAATCCGTATGCCGTCATATTTGCTTCTTCAGCAGCCGTATAATTTCTAAGTGTATCACAAGCAGTTGTACCTCCACCAGAAGCTACAACAGTGATATAATCAGTTTTAATTTCATCATCACTTCCGTAAATGTTAGAAGCAGTTAATGTAACTGTATAAGTACCAGCTGTGGCAAATTGGATAGTTGGATCTTGTGAAGAAGCATCCGTTCCATTAATATAAGTTACTCCAGTTGCAGGTGTTACTGACCATGCCCAAGAAGTTGGATAGTTAGTAGATAAATCTGTAAAGTTGACAGAACCTCCTTCAACAGTAGTAGTAATATCAGCTACAAAGTTTGCAACCGGTGGTTGAGGATTTACAGGTACACAAGCATCAGATGAATTTAAACTGTTTCTTGATCCAGTTAATACTGCAGTCATTAAATCTACTTGATCTTGAGTATAAATAATGGTACAGTTTGCGTAATCCATAAAGTTCTCATACTGTGTTTCTGTACCAGAACAAGTTTGTTGCGATCCTGAACAAGAACCAGGATAATCAAAAGATGGACCTGCTGTGTTTGGCGTATCACTTAAACCATCATCATCAGTACAACCTGAAGATTGATTTGAGTTACCCCAAGTGTGAGACAATCCCAAGTAATGTCCTAATTCATGTGTTAACACACGGTTAGTTGGAGGCATTCCAAGGTTATAATCGATAACAATACCATCAATTGATGCAGGTGGTAATGAAGAAATAGTTGGTTTGTACGCATATCCTGCCGTTCCAGAAGATGCACCATTTGTAATATCGCAGATCCAAACATTTACATAGCTTGTTCTGTCCCAAACTTCGGTACCAGTATTTCCACTTGTTGAACTCTTCATTTTATTAGCTTCCGTATTCGGATCATAATAATCCTCTGTTGTAGAAACCCTGTGAATTCCAAGTTCTGATAATTGTTGTCCTTGTGGATCTTTTTGAGCCAGGCAAAACTGAATATCCGCATTAGCTGCAGACCATCCAAAACCAGATCTCAAGTTTCCAACATCTGAATTAGTAGCAGAAAAATCTTCATTTACAGCATCTAATAATGCATTAATTGCTGCTTCTGATACATTTTCAGCCGGGTTATCAGGATTGTGAATAACATGGAAAATAATTGGAATTGTATAAGTAGCTCTATCCGAACTTCCGGTAGTTTTATTGGCAATTAAATTTCCGTGATCTTGTTCAGCTCTGTATTGATCAACGATTCCATATTCGTTGATCCACTGATTTGTTAAAGCATCTGAAATACAGTGCTCACCATCATGATGATGATGTAAATTTGGAGACAGATTAAACACTGTCCCAGCCGTTCCTTTATTGACTGTAGTAACCGTTTTTCCTGCTTTTTGAAGCACCTGGTTATAAGCCATGGAAGGAAACATGATAAGCGCTGCTAACGCAACTCGAGTAATAGTTTTCTTCATAAACATGAATTTTAGATTCAGCCTAATTTAGTGAAAGTGAGTAATATCTCAAAATATTGATATTTTCTAAACAAGAAGTTTAAACAGTAAGCCAAATATTAACGCAAAAAAAATCCCCGATAAATCGAGGATTTCTTAAGTATTTTCGAAACAAAATCCCTATTGGATATTCAGTTTCTTTTTCATGTCTTTTGAAATTGCATCCTTGTGCAAATAGATGTTGATAGTCTTATATTTAAAATAAGCCTCAGAAGCATAAAAATATCCGTCACAATCATTGGAGGTTGTTCCCCATGAATTCTTAATCAACAAATATTTTGTGTCATTTTGATCTTTAAATAAACCAACTGCATGCATTCCATGATCATCAGTAGTTTCTTTACCGTCATAAGCAGCTTGTCTTAGCTCTTGAGTGATTTCTAGTTCTTCACCCGGTTTTAAGAAACAAGAAGCTTTTTTATCTGCACCTGCATCAGAAAAGTTTTTGTTGTCTTTACCTTCAACGTAAATTGTCTCTTTGTCTTTAGGAACAATAGCTAATCCAGATCTAAAGCTGAAATATTTTTCAGAAACATCAGCTCCCCATGCAAATGAATATCCTTCTTTTAATGCATACTCAGCAGCAGCCCATAAATCAGCTAAAGGAACGTTGTATGATGATCCCCAAACCCAGTTATCAGCAATTGCCAATTGGCATTTTTCATAATATGGATGATTGCTAAATGATGTGATTGAAACATAATCGTCCATGTTCAATCCCAACTCATCTCTGTACGAAATAGGGTTATACTCTTTACCTTCTACTTTGAACTTAAATTCAGTAACATCTTCAGGTACTTCACCTAAATAAGCATTTAAAATTCCTCTTAACGCTTTCTTCCATGAAGAAGTCATAGGATTTCTGTCATCCACATGATCTCTTGCTTTCATCACTCCATCCATTGCTCCTTTTAAAAGTGCCACCATTTCAGAGTGATTATGTCTTTCTGAACCATAGTTTAATCCAGTAAACGCTTCTTTAGGAACAACTCCAAATTTTCTGATCACCCAAGGGATATCATGAAATGCTCCACCTTCATCAAAATTGGTATTTCCGTCAGTTCTGAAATACTTTTCAGCCTTTCCTAAATATGCTTGATATACAATATACATTTCAGATAGTGTCGGCATTTCTTTACCCATTCTATCTAACTCAGTTTCAAAAAATGACAATGCTGAAAATGACCAACAAGTTCCTGTCCACCCTTGAGACTCAACAGGTGTTGCATCTAAATGCACTAATTGTTCAAATCTATATTCACTTCCTTCTTTGTTGGTGACATTTGCCTTTTGTGCAAAAGAAAAAATTGAAGTTCCCAACAACAACGTTAATGCTACTTTTTTCATTTCTACATAATTGATTGTTTCAAAAGTAACTATTGAGATTACTTTTCACAATAATTATGTGAAACAAAGCACTTTTTAATTGATAAATGAATGTTTAATAGGGTTAGATGGAAACTACTTTTTAAGTATCCAAGCTGAATGTCCGGCATTTTTGACCTTGTCCAAACCATTTTCTGCTGCATCTCTAGAATCAAATCCTCCGGCAGTTACACGGTGAAGACCTTTGTTTTTATCCAAAATGGCAGCTGCAAATCCATCTTTTTGAAGTTGACTAACCAGGGTTTCTGCATTTGCTTTTACCGAGAAACAACCTGCAATTATCTGATATTTACCTGCAACATCAGCATGATAAAATTCATTATTATCCACCACCTCTTTTTTCTCAAGATCAACCGGCAAATAAAAATCTTCAGCTACCTCTAAATTGTAGATTTTAGCATCAACATTTTCTGTCAATTCTTCCAATGAAGGTTGGTGTTCAAAAATGTCAGCTTTAAAATCAGAATCACGCGGAACATAAACTTTTTTAGACTGTTTATGAATAGGGTTAAAATCTGACAACTGAATACTACTGGTTTCCACAGCATCAGTCTCCATTGGAATCCAATAAGAGTAAAATAAAATTGGAACAAAAGCCACAGCAACTGCATACTTAAACACTGTAACTGCTCTGCCTTTTTTAATTGGAATTACATCCGCACTTACTTGAACATTTGCCTCATTATCTTCTTGAATCTTTTCTTTCTCATTCAATGAGATAACTACAGTTTCTTTCTGATCAACAGTTTTTTCTTCAACTACAACTACCTCATTTTTAGGCTCTTCCTTTATTAAAACAGGCTTTAATTCCTTAGGTGTAATTACCTCTTCTTTAACAGTAGGCTTAAATTCTTTAATAGTTTCAACCTTCTCTCTCTTCTCAACAGCTTGATCAAAAGCAACAAAATCAACCGACCTTAAACCATAAGCTTCAAGCAATAGGTTTACTTCTCTTGATTGTTCAAAGTGAATATTTCCTCTTTCACGATAAAGAAATCCGATTTCTCCAATCTCAATTCTTTCACCATTATCAAAAGCCTTCAACCACTTTTTAACTGCATCACTTATATCATCTAAAGCATCAGAATAAGTAATGTCTTCTTTCTGTGCTACATAATTACCTAACAAACCATCATTGTTAATCAAATTTGGATTAAACAATACAGATTTTGAAGGTGGATAAGCTTTTTTACGATAATTGTCCACCACAGCAGATTTGTAGTTGGCCACGAAACCACCAAACTCCGGAACAATTACACAATTGTGTTTGTGTAACAGGGCTGCTATGTATTTAGACAATTCCATCTCTTATTACAAAGTTAAGAAACTTATTGTAGATACGGAAAACAAAGGGATGGAGTTACATTTTTACCAGGATAATTTTATTACCCAATTCCTAAAACAGTAGCCAAGTCTTTTGCGCTTTTCACCTGATCAGTGACATCCTTTACGGCCAAATCAACTTCAGGATTTGATAAGTCTAAATTTTTAAAGGAAGTTTTATCCAGCAAAAAGACTCTGTTTCCTTCACCAAATATTACCAATTGGTTATTACCTCTTTCATTACAATAGAGGTGATTTGGGTGAAAACTTAAAGAAGCATTAATTTCCATATCTATTACACAAGTCACATATAACTCTCCTAATTTTTTACCAGTTTCATCATTGTAATAAGTAGGATTTAATGCAACTGGGTCTACAATTCTTCTGGTTTGGTCACAATTAAAAACCCCAAAATTAAAAGACCTTAGGCCATTAATTAATTGACTTTTTTGAGTACCAAATGAACCAGGAAATGTAACAGTTAGATCTTTAGATTTTTTATATTCCAAACTATTTAAATAAGTTATTTTGGTCTTGTCCATTGTAGTGTCTAACTTCTCAATAGGTTCACTCATTATCAATTCCAAATAAACCGGAAGACTATCTCTAAAAACCAACATGGTTTTCTCTTTAATCTTAACCTCATCCACCATTGCTGAAATTCTACTTTCGCCACTGGTTAATACGTTAAATTTTCTCATTGCTTGTTCGCTTAATGCAGCAAACACTTGATTTTTATCAATTGCAAATTGCCTACTGATGTGCGAATACCCTTGATACTCTCCCTGATCTATAAATTCTTCCGGTCGGTAATCTGACACTGTCACTCTGCGCTCTTCTGTTTGCATTTTAATTTGATTAATCTCAGTTCCATCTTTAAGCGTCATTGTGATTCCCGAACTAAATCTACCGGTTTTCGAATCTAACTCTTGCCAGTGATTATCATCCAATTCAAAAAATCCAACCTGATCTAAATCTGCAGTTGGCATTAAATCAACTTCTGCAGCTTTAACCAATTTTAATTGTTTACCGTCTTTCATAGCAACAAACTCATACATTCCGGCTGAATTAAACATTTTTCCTTCACCATGTCTCATTGTAATTCCGGATACTGCAATTTCAGCCTGATTCCTGAATTCACGATAATACAATTGATATTTACCTCTTACAGTATCCCCATTCATATAGGTAACTGCATACTTTGGCATTTCAATTTGAGACCCTGATGAGTATTGCAAAATACCACCTTCCTCGTTGATAATTCCAAGTTCTTGAAAGGGCACTTCTAATTTTTTAAAGTATTCTTTCTGCGCCTGATAGTCCAGTTTTTTTCCATAGTGAATTACAAAACCATGAAAGTACTTTCTGGCTTCAAATTGCTCTGTTGCCCCGGTCTGTTTATAGTATGTCCAGTTTGGAGAGTCATTTTTCAACTGAGGATAATCCTCCATCAGCTGCAATACTCTGGCATCATTCAATGAATCCTGATTATAAGAAGGATCTGATTTAAAAGCAGTATATACCAGATCAACATGATAAACCTGATATCCTTTCAGCTCATTTGTTAATCTGCTATTTTTTAAAGCACTCTTTCCAAATCCGTTTGAAATCCAGATTGTATTTTGCTGTGTATTAGCATAACGTTGAACATTGCGCTCCTGTTTCTGAAACTCCTGCCCAATAACATTGAACGAAGAGTAAAACAAAGTAAAAGCAACTATAAGGAATTTTGTTTGGGTCATTTTAATTCATTTATAAGTAAATGTATCTCACCTTAATAGGTAACCAAATTTAAAAAGATCAAAATTGATTTCTTCTACATAATCTATGAATCCAACCATAAAATCTACCAATGAAAATCTATATTCACTTGACCAAGCATACATTTTGATATTTTTTTGTACCTTCTTGCCAACAATACCTTTTTTATGAAACCTCTACTACTCCAATCAACACGTTTTGTGTTGCTCGTGTCACTTGCATTTGTATTCAGTTGCAAAAAACAATACCACAAACCATTAGAAAATGCTGCAGACGGACCTGCGGCAGGAAACCCTGACGGAACTTATACTCCTCCGTCAGAAGCATTGGCTGAAGATGCCTCAACTCCAACAATAGTTGTTGGTGATGGTACACCAGAAAGTTGCACCTGTGAAGCATTTGTTGATGCTGTAGCTCAAGGTGGAATTATCACCTTTAATTGTGGAAGTCAACCACACACTATTGAAATGGATGAAACGGCTAAAGTATTTAATGATGCCAGTGAAGAAATTATCATTGATGGAGGCGGTTTAATTACTTTAAGCGGAAAAGGAAAACACAGAATTTTATATATGAATACCTGTGATGAAAATCAAAATTGGACAACTTCTCATTGTAATGATCAGGATCATCCAAGATTAACAGTACAAAACATCACATTTGCTGATGGTAATTCAACAGCTGAAAAAGAATATGAAGGCGGGGGTGCCATCTGGATTAGAGGAGGCCGATTTAAAGCAGTTAATTGCAGATTCTTCAACAATGTATGTGCACACAAAGGTCCAGATGTTGGCGGAGGAGCCATTCGTGTTTTTGACCAGTATCAAGACTTACCGGTTTATATTAATAACTGCACGTTTGGTGGAAAAGAAGGATATGGTAACTACGGATCCAATGGAGGTGCTTTGAGCAGTATTGGTGTTTCTTGGAGTATTTATAATTCTCTTTTCTCATACAACAGTGCCATTGGTGAAGGAGGTAATCCAAAACAAAAAGGAACCAAAGGTGGAGGAAGCGGTGGTGCAATTTACAATGATGGTAACACCATGACCCTTTCACTATACGGTTGTAAACTTGAACACAATGATGTGATTCAACACGGTTCTTCTATTTTCTTTGTTACTAATGACCATTCTGGAAATATTCACATTGAAGATTGCGTAATTCAAAACAACACAGGTGGATCATGGTATCCGGTTTACCCTAGTATTTCAATGCATGATGACACACAGATTACTGTGATCAACTCTACCATTGAATAGGATTTCCTGCTTCATCTAAATTGGTGCTTCTGTTGCGGTTGTAACCGCAACATCCAAAACAGCATGAAATAATCTGTGTTTGTACAAGTGAAATTGTCGCTTGAGATTCTTTGTTATCTGTAACTACAACATCCTTGATAAGATGCTCAGTATAACCTATACTTTTGATGTGTACTTCATAAGTGCCAGAAGGTAAATTTTTAAATGTGTACTTACCATCCAAATTAGTCATCATTGCTGACTTAAAAGAGCTATCTTGACTGGTTAGCCATACTTTGGCAAAAGGAATTTCAATGTTATTTTCATCCATTACCTGCCCTTTAATTGAGCCTGTTTGAGCAAATGAATGGATTCCAAATAACAGGGAAAGAACAAATAAATATTTCATAGCTTTAAGTTTTAAGTAAAAAAAAGTCCCTACTGAGGTGTAAACAGCAGGGACCGTAAATATTATGCTGATTAAGACGCTATTGTACTTTACTTTTTCCCAGCTAACCAGGCATAATATAAGTCGAAGTAACTTTTTGTTTCAAGTACCACTACACCTCCGGTAGTATCTCCGTATTTAGCAGGAACTCCTCCTGTATATCCGGTCATTCCACCTATTCCAACACCTGGTACTCCATTTAAGTCTTGGGATTTAACACCATCTACATAGTATACCACATCTCCAGGTCTCGAACCTCTGATAATCATATCTGAAGTACCTTCTTGAATAATGATATCCGAATTATATGCAGCAAACAATTCCTTTGGATTTTGAATCAGTGGAGAATGTTCAATATCATCCACACCGATTTTAATTTGCTGTACATCTTTTTCAATCAAAGGTGGCTCATACACGTATACATATGGCCCTAACACTGTACTTTTTTCTCTTAAAACAACTCTTCCTACATCTGCAATTCCGTTTGACGCAACAATGATTGCCTTTTGAATAGTTGTATCTTTTCCAGTTGAATAAGAATACAGATTATAGGTTCCGGGAGTCAAAGCTTTAAAAGCAAACTTCCCATCTATATCTGCTGCCATTTTAGTTGTGTTTCCATGACCTTCTACCCAAACTCTAGCATTTGGAATTGGTTCTTTTGATGCTTCATCAACGATTACTCCTTTGATAGTTCCAAGATTAACTTGAGCAGACACCATCCCTGCTATAAACAAGGCTGCAACACTTAATGTAATTTTCAATTTTCTCATGACTTAATTTTTATGTTCATACTCAA
It contains:
- the recO gene encoding DNA repair protein RecO, which encodes MSTHTTEGIVLQKTDYSESSLIIKLLTADEGVQSFIFQGAKRKNKKGNLISSMAVLSIEYYKRNDSHLAKITAIESAIVFKQIPFDPYRSSILFFMNEVLNQCIKEKEADRDLYTFVRSLVEILDYSENLNYFPIKFLYELTKYLGFYPQMDKNGKYFDIQEGKFVAYAPHHPFYLSEEKSNVLLTIAKTPFNESPNVKTNIAIRRELMNDLLKYYQVIFDHFEEIKSLAVLEATLS
- a CDS encoding M43 family zinc metalloprotease — protein: MKKTITRVALAALIMFPSMAYNQVLQKAGKTVTTVNKGTAGTVFNLSPNLHHHHDGEHCISDALTNQWINEYGIVDQYRAEQDHGNLIANKTTGSSDRATYTIPIIFHVIHNPDNPAENVSEAAINALLDAVNEDFSATNSDVGNLRSGFGWSAANADIQFCLAQKDPQGQQLSELGIHRVSTTEDYYDPNTEANKMKSSTSGNTGTEVWDRTSYVNVWICDITNGASSGTAGYAYKPTISSLPPASIDGIVIDYNLGMPPTNRVLTHELGHYLGLSHTWGNSNQSSGCTDDDGLSDTPNTAGPSFDYPGSCSGSQQTCSGTETQYENFMDYANCTIIYTQDQVDLMTAVLTGSRNSLNSSDACVPVNPQPPVANFVADITTTVEGGSVNFTDLSTNYPTSWAWSVTPATGVTYINGTDASSQDPTIQFATAGTYTVTLTASNIYGSDDEIKTDYITVVASGGGTTACDTLRNYTAAEEANMTAYGLTSGDGYYPGHVYLPPGTNAFQLQFIADSFNVSTPTEVRRIYLPVFQADDIGGANDVIFTVWDDNGATPGPGAVLGTQTVAISSLNAGFWNQIDFAVPVPVSGEFWVGMELEYPTTTIQDTVLFATTNFSDRPPGASTTWVRGYEPLIPAQYTWQSTNSLFTSNPNCSLVMDVLTSNGPTPVALAAWPDNETCEGMSVTMNGYGSSNTTNYFWDISDGSNDYFYDEANLTTNFFTQGTWTISLEADGSCLTDVDGPFTLTVNPPLNPNFSVTDENCTAQDGAINITITGGTGGPYNYSINNGTTIETTGSYTGLIAGTYNYILSDNANCEATGTVTVGNVNTFAPTITPDMTIAAGTPTDLTVTGGVSWTWYANEGAGPIQVGTTQTINVAPTVTTTYVCNVTDGSGCDAELTVVITVDAGGGFDDLWSNQFEMYPNPTSGEFSLIFGLNEARDMNIEILNVIGQKVFSNSFNQVKDQTINFDLTGVASGVYFVNIQSEGETISKKIVVK
- a CDS encoding aminopeptidase C, translated to MKKVALTLLLGTSIFSFAQKANVTNKEGSEYRFEQLVHLDATPVESQGWTGTCWSFSALSFFETELDRMGKEMPTLSEMYIVYQAYLGKAEKYFRTDGNTNFDEGGAFHDIPWVIRKFGVVPKEAFTGLNYGSERHNHSEMVALLKGAMDGVMKARDHVDDRNPMTSSWKKALRGILNAYLGEVPEDVTEFKFKVEGKEYNPISYRDELGLNMDDYVSITSFSNHPYYEKCQLAIADNWVWGSSYNVPLADLWAAAEYALKEGYSFAWGADVSEKYFSFRSGLAIVPKDKETIYVEGKDNKNFSDAGADKKASCFLKPGEELEITQELRQAAYDGKETTDDHGMHAVGLFKDQNDTKYLLIKNSWGTTSNDCDGYFYASEAYFKYKTINIYLHKDAISKDMKKKLNIQ
- a CDS encoding SPOR domain-containing protein, yielding MELSKYIAALLHKHNCVIVPEFGGFVANYKSAVVDNYRKKAYPPSKSVLFNPNLINNDGLLGNYVAQKEDITYSDALDDISDAVKKWLKAFDNGERIEIGEIGFLYRERGNIHFEQSREVNLLLEAYGLRSVDFVAFDQAVEKREKVETIKEFKPTVKEEVITPKELKPVLIKEEPKNEVVVVEEKTVDQKETVVISLNEKEKIQEDNEANVQVSADVIPIKKGRAVTVFKYAVAVAFVPILFYSYWIPMETDAVETSSIQLSDFNPIHKQSKKVYVPRDSDFKADIFEHQPSLEELTENVDAKIYNLEVAEDFYLPVDLEKKEVVDNNEFYHADVAGKYQIIAGCFSVKANAETLVSQLQKDGFAAAILDKNKGLHRVTAGGFDSRDAAENGLDKVKNAGHSAWILKK
- a CDS encoding carboxypeptidase-like regulatory domain-containing protein, coding for MKYLFVLSLLFGIHSFAQTGSIKGQVMDENNIEIPFAKVWLTSQDSSFKSAMMTNLDGKYTFKNLPSGTYEVHIKSIGYTEHLIKDVVVTDNKESQATISLVQTQIISCCFGCCGYNRNRSTNLDEAGNPIQW
- a CDS encoding carboxypeptidase regulatory-like domain-containing protein, which encodes MRKLKITLSVAALFIAGMVSAQVNLGTIKGVIVDEASKEPIPNARVWVEGHGNTTKMAADIDGKFAFKALTPGTYNLYSYSTGKDTTIQKAIIVASNGIADVGRVVLREKSTVLGPYVYVYEPPLIEKDVQQIKIGVDDIEHSPLIQNPKELFAAYNSDIIIQEGTSDMIIRGSRPGDVVYYVDGVKSQDLNGVPGVGIGGMTGYTGGVPAKYGDTTGGVVVLETKSYFDLYYAWLAGKK